One window of the Candidatus Zixiibacteriota bacterium genome contains the following:
- the dnaJ gene encoding molecular chaperone DnaJ, with amino-acid sequence MNGKKDYYELLGLRRNASEEEIKKAYRKLALQYHPDRNPGDKQAEEKFKEISEAYQVLSDPQKRAQYDQFGHAAFGEGGPFAGGFDFTAGFEDIFGDIFGEFFGTGGGRRRGRVKGDDLRYNLTLSFEEAVTGTEKKIRIPRHGTCETCRGSGARPGTAPQTCPMCRGRGQVSFQQGFFSVSRTCSQCHGQGTVLTDPCPECRGAGRVRRMHTLSVKIPPGVDTGSRLKLRGEGEAAPGGGVPGDLYVVIQVEPHPIFVRDQLDIICEVPISFVQAALGAEIDVPTLDGKVKMKIPPGTQSGKVFRLKGKGVRDVQGYQQGDQLVRVIVETPTRLTPRQKELLREFAAAGGEESNPMSKGFIDKVKQLFG; translated from the coding sequence TTGAACGGCAAAAAAGACTACTACGAGCTGCTGGGCCTCAGGCGCAACGCGAGCGAAGAGGAGATCAAGAAAGCTTACCGGAAGCTGGCTCTGCAATACCACCCGGACCGAAATCCGGGCGACAAGCAGGCCGAGGAGAAGTTCAAAGAGATTTCGGAAGCCTACCAGGTCCTCTCCGACCCGCAAAAACGCGCTCAATACGACCAGTTCGGCCACGCCGCTTTCGGCGAAGGCGGACCCTTCGCCGGAGGCTTCGATTTCACGGCCGGCTTCGAGGACATCTTCGGTGATATTTTCGGGGAGTTCTTCGGAACCGGCGGCGGCCGGCGGCGGGGCCGGGTTAAAGGCGACGACCTGCGCTACAACCTGACGCTCAGCTTCGAAGAGGCGGTCACCGGCACGGAAAAGAAGATCAGGATTCCCCGGCACGGCACCTGCGAGACCTGCCGCGGCAGCGGAGCCCGTCCGGGAACCGCGCCGCAAACCTGCCCAATGTGCCGCGGGCGCGGCCAGGTGAGCTTTCAACAGGGCTTCTTCAGCGTCTCGCGCACCTGCAGCCAGTGCCACGGCCAGGGCACGGTTCTCACCGATCCCTGCCCCGAGTGTCGTGGTGCCGGGCGGGTGCGCCGCATGCACACGCTGAGCGTCAAGATTCCGCCCGGCGTGGACACCGGGTCGCGGCTCAAGCTACGGGGCGAGGGTGAGGCGGCTCCCGGAGGCGGAGTGCCCGGCGACCTCTACGTGGTCATCCAGGTGGAGCCCCACCCGATCTTCGTCCGCGACCAGCTCGACATCATCTGCGAGGTCCCGATCAGCTTCGTGCAGGCGGCGCTCGGGGCCGAGATCGACGTGCCGACGCTGGACGGCAAGGTCAAGATGAAAATTCCTCCCGGAACACAAAGCGGCAAGGTCTTTCGCCTGAAGGGCAAAGGCGTACGGGACGTCCAGGGGTATCAGCAAGGAGACCAGCTCGTACGCGTCATCGTCGAAACCCCGACCCGGCTCACGCCGCGACAAAAGGAGCTGCTCAGAGAGTTCGCCGCTGCCGGCGGGGAGGAAAGCAACCCGATGTCCAAGGGCTTTATCGACAAGGTAAAGCAGCTTTTCGGGTAG
- the thiL gene encoding thiamine-phosphate kinase: MKLSRLGEFGLIERVRRILPGARGVRIGIGDDAAWVRTSSGSCLITTDLMVEGVHFDLRWTTPEDLGYKALAVNLSDIAAMGGVPAYAVLSVGVPARFDSRDIEALYRGVGRLAALSRVAVVGGDTSTAPKMLISVCVIGHPPPRPLTRGGAREGDEIYVSGTLGDAALALMLLKHRSRKLRHPEASVLLARHHRPSARVELGARLARSGMATAMIDVSDGLLQDLGHICRASNVGAVVWQERLPLSPAYRLLCGDQGSRFALTGGEDYELLFCARRRERPRIEALARRLSLPLTRIGECVAAERGTVVLDGAGRPVGVGAGGYDHFKSP, encoded by the coding sequence ATGAAACTGTCCCGCCTCGGAGAGTTCGGTCTCATAGAGCGGGTCCGCCGCATCCTGCCGGGCGCACGCGGCGTCCGTATCGGCATCGGTGACGACGCGGCGTGGGTTCGGACGTCCTCGGGCTCCTGCCTGATCACCACCGACCTGATGGTCGAAGGCGTCCATTTCGATCTCCGGTGGACGACCCCGGAGGATCTCGGTTACAAGGCGCTCGCGGTCAACCTGAGCGATATCGCAGCGATGGGAGGCGTGCCTGCTTACGCGGTGCTCTCCGTCGGCGTTCCCGCCCGTTTCGACAGCCGGGACATCGAGGCCCTCTATCGCGGCGTCGGCCGCCTGGCGGCGCTAAGCCGCGTCGCCGTCGTCGGGGGTGATACCAGCACCGCGCCCAAGATGCTGATCTCGGTTTGTGTGATCGGCCATCCACCGCCGCGGCCGCTTACCCGCGGGGGCGCGCGGGAAGGGGACGAGATCTACGTCTCCGGCACCCTCGGGGACGCCGCGCTCGCGCTGATGCTGTTGAAGCACCGGTCGCGAAAGCTCCGCCATCCCGAAGCCTCCGTCCTCCTCGCGCGCCATCACCGGCCGTCCGCGCGAGTCGAGCTTGGAGCCCGGCTGGCGCGTTCGGGCATGGCCACGGCGATGATCGACGTGAGCGACGGGTTGTTGCAGGACCTCGGCCATATCTGCCGGGCAAGCAACGTCGGCGCGGTCGTTTGGCAGGAGCGGCTGCCGCTGTCGCCCGCCTACCGGTTGCTCTGCGGCGATCAGGGCTCGCGCTTCGCGCTGACCGGGGGAGAGGATTACGAGCTCTTGTTCTGCGCCCGGCGCCGCGAGCGACCGCGCATCGAGGCGCTTGCCCGTCGGCTCTCCCTCCCCCTTACGCGGATCGGCGAGTGCGTGGCGGCGGAGCGCGGGACTGTCGTCCTGGACGGCGCTGGCCGCCCGGTGGGCGTCGGCGCGGGGGGATACGACCACTTCAAATCGCCATAG
- the larB gene encoding nickel pincer cofactor biosynthesis protein LarB, translated as MDFERLTALLEAVRSRRLTVPQAAKRLRDLPFEDLGFAKVDHHRALRQGFSEVILGEHKTPKEIAAIVRAMRRRRTNVLVTRLWPEKWRRLRRLVPGLRYHAAPRAATWIGKPIRIAGRGTILVICAGTSDIPVAEEAALTARMMGNRVETLYDVGVAGIHRLLEHRAQLERASVLIVVAGMEGALPGVVAGLVGKPVIAVPTSVGYGASFGGLSALLGMLNACAAGVTVVNIDNGFGAGFAAGLINRV; from the coding sequence ATGGACTTTGAACGTTTGACCGCCCTCCTCGAAGCCGTGCGAAGCCGCCGGCTGACGGTCCCGCAAGCCGCGAAGCGTCTTCGGGACCTGCCCTTCGAAGACCTGGGCTTCGCCAAGGTCGATCACCACCGCGCCCTGCGCCAGGGCTTTTCCGAAGTGATCCTCGGCGAGCACAAGACGCCGAAAGAAATCGCCGCGATCGTCCGCGCGATGCGCCGGCGGCGCACGAATGTGCTCGTCACCCGGCTTTGGCCGGAGAAGTGGCGGCGGCTGCGCCGCCTGGTCCCCGGACTGCGCTATCATGCCGCCCCGCGCGCCGCCACGTGGATCGGCAAGCCGATCCGGATCGCCGGGCGAGGGACGATTCTGGTGATCTGCGCCGGCACCTCGGACATCCCGGTCGCCGAAGAAGCGGCGCTGACCGCGCGCATGATGGGAAACCGGGTCGAGACGCTCTACGACGTCGGCGTGGCAGGGATCCACCGGCTGCTCGAGCACCGCGCGCAGCTGGAACGCGCTTCCGTGCTGATCGTCGTCGCGGGCATGGAGGGAGCGCTCCCGGGCGTGGTCGCCGGCCTGGTCGGCAAGCCGGTCATCGCCGTCCCCACGAGTGTCGGCTACGGGGCGAGCTTCGGCGGATTGTCGGCCCTGCTCGGCATGCTCAACGCCTGCGCTGCGGGGGTGACGGTCGTCAATATCGACAACGGCTTCGGTGCCGGATTTGCAGCCGGCCTGATAAACCGGGTATAA
- the grpE gene encoding nucleotide exchange factor GrpE: protein MTEDPKKPNETAEIDNQERSSGESAAEPQNASPPSPEVETENLRQQLAAAENQARENYDRFLRAVAELENFKKRAARDKEEAVRFANEDLIRDLLPIVDNLERAVAHAKGGGNGKPIVEGVEMILRALMDVLAKHEAVPIAAVGEPFDPEKHEAMAQVESETVAPNTVTEEHHKGYLFRGRLLRPALVTVAKAPERKAQKDGDSEVEKTPTDD from the coding sequence CGGCGAGAGCGCGGCCGAGCCCCAAAATGCTTCTCCGCCATCGCCCGAAGTCGAAACGGAGAACCTGCGTCAACAACTGGCGGCAGCCGAAAACCAGGCCCGGGAAAACTATGACCGGTTCCTCCGGGCTGTCGCCGAGCTCGAGAATTTCAAGAAGCGGGCCGCGCGGGACAAGGAGGAAGCGGTCCGCTTCGCCAACGAAGATCTCATCCGCGATTTGCTCCCGATCGTAGACAACCTGGAGCGTGCGGTCGCCCATGCCAAGGGCGGCGGGAACGGGAAACCGATCGTGGAGGGGGTTGAGATGATTCTTCGGGCGCTCATGGACGTGCTGGCGAAGCACGAAGCGGTGCCGATCGCGGCCGTCGGAGAGCCCTTCGACCCGGAGAAGCACGAGGCCATGGCACAGGTCGAGAGCGAAACCGTCGCGCCCAACACCGTGACCGAAGAGCATCACAAGGGCTATTTGTTTCGCGGGCGACTGCTGCGGCCCGCGCTCGTGACCGTCGCCAAGGCACCCGAGAGAAAGGCTCAAAAAGACGGCGATTCCGAGGTTGAAAAGACGCCCACCGATGATTAA
- a CDS encoding archease, with product MDGRQRYRIIPRQSELAVRIVGESQSELFANAGFALFDLMTELDKVEVKERVQLEVDGADLDDLMVNWTRELLYLYQGSGYLLREFLVREASETRVRAEVCGEKIDPDRHEIKREIVGVALHQSRLQKTGNQWTAQLVFEI from the coding sequence ATGGACGGTCGACAGCGTTACCGCATCATTCCGCGGCAGTCCGAGCTGGCCGTTCGCATTGTCGGAGAGTCTCAGTCCGAGCTGTTCGCCAATGCTGGCTTCGCCCTCTTCGACCTCATGACCGAACTCGACAAGGTCGAAGTCAAGGAGCGGGTTCAGCTCGAAGTGGATGGGGCAGACCTCGACGATCTGATGGTCAACTGGACCCGTGAGCTGCTTTACCTCTATCAAGGGAGCGGCTATCTTTTAAGGGAGTTTCTCGTGCGCGAGGCGTCCGAGACCCGGGTGCGCGCGGAAGTCTGCGGGGAAAAGATCGATCCCGACCGACACGAGATCAAAAGGGAGATCGTCGGTGTGGCCCTGCACCAGAGCCGCCTGCAAAAGACCGGAAACCAGTGGACGGCCCAGCTCGTCTTCGAGATCTGA
- a CDS encoding HD domain-containing protein yields the protein MSHPADTEYEGTALIADPIHRYIQFTVPRRKGEVTEKAIVDSPWVQRLRYIYQLQSARWVYPSAEHSRFQHSLGAMHLAGEFAKHLYPSLRAVLGDECPSAPLVEEYMRITGLLHDVGHGPFGHFFDDNFLHDYGLTHEDLGQAIIQKHLGDLICQLRRSPNGPFAPGEELKPEYVAFPIKKDGEDDPQMPRWVRFLQPLTSGIFTFDNLDYVSRDSYMCGVAAGPVDCARLLYYTFFSPKGLTLHKAGNSALTMFLNTRLYLYTNVYYHRTTRAIDLHLRDIFPETMRIVFPGNPLQHMEDYLYLTDWSLLEEVSRWRRQKGEREALGREWDTVLRREVKWKMAYDRTLSLNELQYGVTLLQDADWEKRIRAALPQESRGLVFRVDMATQDPRPENPFAMGKKQIHIFDPSTGEITKESLAELFEFIPSKVVQFRVFALDHDHDQLLSEVAERALKNRAPAVKTSV from the coding sequence ATGAGTCATCCGGCCGACACGGAATACGAAGGTACGGCGCTGATCGCGGATCCGATCCACCGCTATATCCAGTTCACCGTCCCGCGGCGCAAGGGGGAGGTGACGGAGAAGGCGATCGTCGACTCGCCGTGGGTGCAGCGTCTGCGCTACATCTACCAGCTGCAGAGCGCGCGCTGGGTCTATCCCTCTGCGGAGCACAGCCGCTTCCAGCACTCCCTGGGCGCCATGCACCTGGCCGGAGAGTTCGCCAAGCACCTCTACCCGTCCCTGCGCGCGGTCCTGGGAGACGAATGCCCCTCCGCCCCGCTGGTCGAGGAATATATGCGCATCACCGGCCTGCTCCACGACGTCGGGCACGGACCGTTCGGCCATTTCTTCGACGACAACTTCCTGCACGACTACGGCTTGACGCACGAGGATCTCGGGCAGGCGATCATTCAAAAGCACCTCGGCGACCTGATCTGCCAGCTGCGGCGCAGCCCGAACGGTCCGTTCGCCCCGGGTGAGGAGCTCAAGCCCGAGTACGTGGCGTTTCCGATCAAGAAGGACGGCGAGGACGACCCGCAGATGCCTCGCTGGGTGCGCTTTCTGCAGCCGCTGACCAGCGGCATCTTCACCTTCGACAATCTGGACTACGTCTCGCGCGACTCCTACATGTGCGGCGTGGCCGCCGGGCCGGTGGATTGCGCCCGCCTGCTTTACTACACGTTTTTCTCCCCCAAAGGCCTGACGCTGCACAAGGCGGGCAACAGCGCGCTGACGATGTTCCTGAACACCCGGCTCTATCTGTACACGAACGTGTACTACCACCGCACCACCCGGGCCATCGACCTCCATCTCAGGGACATTTTTCCCGAGACGATGCGGATCGTCTTTCCGGGCAACCCGCTCCAGCACATGGAGGATTACCTCTATCTCACCGACTGGTCGCTGCTCGAAGAGGTCTCGCGGTGGCGCCGGCAAAAGGGGGAGCGCGAGGCGCTCGGCAGGGAATGGGACACGGTGCTGCGCCGCGAGGTCAAGTGGAAAATGGCCTACGACCGCACGCTGTCGCTGAACGAGCTGCAGTACGGCGTCACGCTGCTCCAGGACGCCGACTGGGAGAAGCGGATCCGCGCTGCGCTGCCCCAGGAAAGCCGCGGTCTCGTCTTTCGCGTCGACATGGCGACCCAGGATCCCCGCCCGGAAAACCCCTTCGCCATGGGCAAGAAGCAGATTCACATCTTCGACCCTTCCACGGGCGAGATCACCAAGGAGTCGCTCGCCGAGCTCTTCGAGTTCATCCCGTCTAAGGTTGTCCAGTTCCGCGTCTTCGCCCTGGACCACGACCACGACCAGCTCCTCTCGGAGGTGGCGGAGCGAGCGCTCAAGAACCGGGCACCCGCGGTCAAGACCAGTGTCTGA
- the dnaK gene encoding molecular chaperone DnaK translates to MAKVIGIDLGTTNSCVAIMEGGEPKVLVNSEGSRTTPSVVAFTDSGERLVGQIARRQAITNPANTIFAVKRLIGRRFDDPMVKKAMSVLPYKIVRSDNGDAWVEIRGKQYSPAEISAIVLQKMKQTAEDYLGEKVTEAVITVPAYFNDSQRQATKDAGRIAGLNVLRIINEPTAASLAYGLDKKKDEKIAVFDLGGGTFDISILELGDGVFEVKATNGDTFLGGEDFDQRIIDYLADEFKKDQGIDLRKDRMALQRLKEAAEKAKCELSSSMETDINLPFITADQQGPKHLNMKLTRSKLEALCADLLDRLEPPCRQALKDAGLSPSEIDEVILVGGMTRMPAVQERVKKIFGKDPNKSVNPDEVVAIGAAIQAAVLKGEVKDVLLLDVTPLSLGIETLGGVFTKLIERNTTIPTRKSQIFSTAQDNQTAVSIRVFQGEREMAADNKLLGQFDLVGIPMAPRGVPQIEVTFDIDANGIVHVSAKDLGTGKEQSIKITASSGLTEEEIKRMVKDAEAHAAEDRKRRETAEARNHLDSLIYSTEKSLKEHGADLDASIKSRIEDALSKAKKALEGQDAAAMRAAAEELSQASHKLAEAMYAKASQQQQGAHAGASAGGDGEAQSGKKKKDDVVDADFEEVKD, encoded by the coding sequence ATGGCCAAAGTCATTGGAATCGACCTGGGGACAACGAATTCCTGCGTGGCGATCATGGAGGGCGGCGAGCCGAAGGTGCTTGTCAACTCCGAGGGAAGCCGGACGACCCCTTCGGTGGTCGCCTTTACGGACAGCGGCGAGCGGCTGGTCGGACAGATCGCGCGGCGCCAGGCGATCACGAATCCCGCCAACACGATCTTCGCGGTAAAGCGCTTGATCGGCCGGCGCTTCGACGACCCCATGGTCAAGAAGGCGATGAGCGTGCTGCCCTACAAGATCGTGCGCAGCGACAACGGCGATGCCTGGGTGGAGATTCGCGGCAAGCAGTACAGCCCGGCGGAGATCTCGGCCATCGTTCTGCAAAAGATGAAGCAGACCGCCGAGGACTATCTCGGCGAGAAGGTGACCGAGGCGGTAATCACCGTTCCGGCGTACTTCAACGACAGCCAGCGCCAAGCGACGAAGGACGCCGGTCGCATCGCCGGCCTGAACGTGCTGCGAATCATCAACGAGCCCACTGCCGCGTCGCTGGCCTACGGGCTGGACAAGAAGAAAGACGAAAAGATCGCGGTCTTCGACCTCGGCGGGGGGACCTTCGACATCTCCATCCTGGAGCTGGGTGACGGAGTGTTCGAGGTTAAGGCGACCAACGGCGACACCTTCCTCGGCGGGGAGGACTTCGACCAGCGCATCATCGATTATCTCGCCGACGAATTCAAGAAGGACCAGGGTATCGACCTGCGCAAGGACCGTATGGCGCTCCAGCGGCTCAAGGAAGCGGCCGAGAAGGCCAAATGCGAGCTGTCGTCCTCGATGGAAACCGATATCAACCTGCCGTTCATCACGGCCGACCAGCAGGGGCCGAAGCACCTCAACATGAAGCTCACGCGCTCGAAGCTCGAAGCGTTGTGCGCGGACCTGCTCGATCGCCTGGAGCCGCCGTGCCGCCAGGCCCTCAAGGACGCGGGGCTGAGCCCGAGCGAGATCGACGAGGTGATCCTGGTCGGCGGGATGACGCGCATGCCGGCCGTGCAGGAACGGGTCAAGAAGATTTTCGGCAAAGACCCGAACAAGAGCGTCAACCCCGATGAGGTCGTGGCGATCGGCGCTGCCATCCAGGCCGCGGTGCTCAAGGGCGAGGTCAAAGACGTCCTGTTGCTCGACGTCACGCCGCTCTCGCTCGGCATCGAGACCCTGGGCGGGGTTTTCACCAAGCTGATCGAGCGTAACACCACCATTCCGACCAGAAAGAGCCAGATCTTCTCCACGGCCCAGGATAACCAGACGGCGGTCTCGATCCGTGTCTTCCAGGGGGAGCGCGAGATGGCGGCCGACAACAAGCTGCTCGGCCAGTTCGACCTGGTCGGTATTCCGATGGCGCCACGCGGCGTGCCGCAGATCGAGGTCACGTTCGACATCGACGCGAACGGTATCGTGCATGTCTCCGCCAAGGACCTCGGCACCGGCAAGGAGCAGTCGATCAAAATCACCGCTTCCAGTGGCTTGACCGAAGAGGAAATCAAGCGCATGGTGAAGGACGCCGAGGCGCACGCGGCCGAGGACCGCAAGCGCAGGGAAACGGCCGAGGCTCGCAATCACCTCGATTCTCTGATTTACTCGACCGAAAAATCGCTCAAGGAGCACGGCGCGGATCTCGACGCTTCGATCAAGAGCAGGATCGAGGACGCGTTGAGCAAAGCGAAGAAGGCCCTTGAAGGCCAGGACGCCGCCGCCATGCGGGCAGCGGCCGAAGAGCTGAGCCAGGCCTCGCACAAGCTCGCGGAGGCGATGTACGCGAAGGCTTCGCAACAGCAGCAAGGGGCACACGCGGGCGCTTCTGCCGGAGGCGACGGCGAGGCGCAGAGCGGCAAGAAAAAGAAAGACGACGTCGTCGACGCCGACTTCGAGGAGGTCAAGGATTGA
- the lon gene encoding endopeptidase La has translation MSEAEWKTEGPESKTTQVEIPDVLPLLPIRDIVIYPYMMLPLFVGRDVSIRAVEEALSRDRLIFLVAQKNSAEENPGAADIHRVGTVASIMRMLKLADGRVKILVQGLAKGSIESYVRERPYFEVKIHKVLETALPEVPIEVEALMRNVKEKIEQILNLKNLPPEIVMVTDNISDPGVLADLVASNLRLKIEESQAVLEIFDPIERLKKVNELLSRELELSTMQARIQNQAKEEMSKTQRDYFLREQLKQIQQELGEGDERAEEIGELRRLIEKAKMPTDVRREAEKQLKRLEQMHPESSEASLVRTYLDWLVDLPWSKRTRDNLNIRKAKQVLDEDHYDLEKIKERILEYLAVNKLRRKIKGPILCFVGPPGVGKTSLGRSIARALGRNFVRISLGGVRDEAEIRGHRRTYVGALPGRIIQGIKQAGTNNPVFMLDEIDKVGADFRGDPSAALLEVLDPEQNHAFSDHYLNLPFDLSNVLFICTANVLDPIPPALADRMEVIQLSGYTNEEKLEIARKYLIPRQLEDNGISTKHLEISDDALLRVISEYTKEAGLRNLEREIASICRKVARKVAEGKKELTRVTRANVHLFLGAPKFLPEAEQEHHEVGVATGLAWTMTGGEVLYVEASLSKGRGNLTLTGQLGDVMKESAHAAVSYARAHARSLGIEDDFYQKLDIHIHVPAGAIPKDGPSAGITMATALISALTKRPVSRDVAMTGEITLRGRVLPVGGLKEKSLAAFRAGIRTIIIPDRNEKDLEEIPKALKRKLRWVPVKNMSEVLKIALLEKHARSTEKSAAARRAALRAAKHRPVKPRSGSIRRLPGEIPVLP, from the coding sequence ATGAGCGAAGCTGAATGGAAAACTGAGGGACCAGAGTCCAAAACGACACAGGTCGAAATCCCCGACGTCCTTCCGCTCCTGCCGATTCGGGACATCGTCATCTATCCTTATATGATGCTACCGCTGTTCGTCGGGCGAGACGTCTCGATTCGCGCCGTCGAGGAGGCCCTGTCCCGCGACCGGCTGATTTTCCTCGTCGCCCAGAAGAACTCGGCCGAGGAGAACCCCGGGGCGGCGGACATCCACCGGGTGGGGACCGTTGCCTCCATCATGCGCATGCTCAAGCTCGCCGACGGCCGGGTCAAGATTCTGGTCCAGGGGCTCGCCAAAGGGAGCATCGAGTCTTACGTCCGTGAACGCCCCTACTTCGAGGTCAAGATCCACAAGGTGCTGGAAACAGCGCTGCCGGAAGTTCCCATCGAAGTCGAAGCGCTGATGCGCAACGTCAAGGAGAAGATCGAGCAGATCCTGAACCTCAAGAACCTCCCGCCCGAGATCGTCATGGTCACCGACAACATCAGCGATCCCGGGGTGCTCGCCGACCTCGTGGCTTCCAACCTCCGGCTGAAGATCGAGGAGAGCCAGGCGGTTCTCGAAATCTTCGACCCAATCGAGCGGTTGAAGAAGGTCAACGAGCTGCTCAGCCGCGAGCTCGAGCTCTCGACGATGCAGGCCCGCATCCAGAACCAGGCCAAGGAGGAGATGAGCAAGACGCAACGCGACTATTTCCTGCGCGAGCAGCTGAAGCAGATCCAGCAGGAGCTCGGGGAAGGGGATGAGCGTGCGGAAGAGATCGGCGAGCTGCGCCGCCTGATCGAAAAGGCCAAAATGCCCACGGACGTCCGGCGCGAGGCGGAAAAGCAGCTCAAACGGCTCGAGCAGATGCATCCCGAATCCTCCGAGGCATCGCTGGTCCGCACTTACCTCGACTGGCTCGTCGACCTGCCGTGGAGCAAGCGGACCAGGGACAACCTCAACATACGCAAGGCCAAGCAGGTCCTCGACGAGGACCATTACGACCTCGAGAAGATCAAGGAACGGATCCTGGAGTACCTGGCGGTCAACAAGCTGCGGCGGAAAATCAAAGGGCCGATCCTCTGCTTCGTCGGTCCTCCCGGCGTCGGCAAGACCTCGTTGGGGCGATCCATCGCCCGGGCGCTCGGGCGGAATTTCGTGCGGATCTCGCTCGGCGGCGTACGCGACGAAGCCGAGATTCGCGGCCACCGGCGGACGTACGTGGGCGCGCTGCCGGGACGCATCATCCAGGGCATCAAGCAGGCAGGGACTAACAACCCGGTTTTCATGCTCGACGAGATCGACAAGGTGGGTGCCGACTTCCGCGGCGATCCCTCAGCCGCGTTGCTCGAGGTGCTCGATCCCGAGCAAAACCATGCCTTCAGCGACCACTACCTCAATCTTCCGTTCGATCTTTCCAACGTGCTGTTCATCTGCACGGCGAACGTCCTCGACCCGATTCCGCCCGCGCTCGCCGACCGGATGGAGGTCATTCAGCTCTCGGGCTACACGAACGAGGAAAAGCTGGAGATCGCCCGCAAGTACCTGATTCCGCGGCAACTGGAGGACAACGGCATCTCCACCAAGCATCTGGAGATCTCCGACGACGCCCTGCTGCGCGTGATCTCCGAGTACACTAAAGAAGCCGGCCTGAGAAACCTCGAGCGGGAAATCGCCTCGATTTGCCGCAAGGTCGCGCGCAAGGTCGCCGAGGGGAAGAAGGAACTCACCCGGGTTACGCGCGCCAACGTACACCTGTTCCTTGGCGCCCCGAAGTTCCTGCCCGAGGCCGAACAGGAGCACCACGAGGTCGGGGTCGCGACCGGCCTCGCATGGACGATGACGGGGGGCGAAGTGCTTTATGTCGAAGCGTCGCTCTCCAAGGGACGGGGCAACCTGACGCTCACCGGCCAGCTCGGCGACGTCATGAAGGAGTCCGCTCATGCCGCGGTCAGCTACGCGCGCGCACACGCCCGAAGCCTGGGTATCGAGGACGATTTCTACCAGAAGCTCGACATCCATATTCACGTCCCCGCCGGGGCGATCCCGAAGGACGGTCCCTCCGCCGGCATCACCATGGCCACGGCCCTCATCTCGGCTCTCACCAAACGGCCCGTGAGCCGCGACGTGGCGATGACTGGGGAGATCACCCTGCGCGGGCGGGTCCTGCCAGTGGGGGGCTTGAAGGAGAAGTCACTGGCCGCTTTCCGCGCGGGCATCCGGACCATCATCATTCCCGACCGCAACGAAAAAGACCTGGAGGAAATCCCCAAGGCGCTCAAGCGCAAGCTCCGCTGGGTCCCGGTAAAGAACATGTCCGAGGTGCTGAAGATCGCCTTGCTCGAGAAACACGCGCGTTCGACCGAGAAAAGCGCCGCGGCCCGGCGGGCCGCGCTCCGCGCTGCCAAACACCGGCCCGTCAAGCCGCGGTCGGGGTCGATCAGGAGACTCCCGGGGGAAATTCCGGTCTTGCCGTAA